ACCCAGTTAATCAATAGCCCCCAGCAAGCCGCCATCATCACCTTGCTCCGCCAATATGCCCCCACTTGGCTGGTACAGATTCCCGCCCTGCAACACCCCGAATTCACCACCCTGCAAGCCGAAGTATTCGGCGCGACGCAAGGGCGGGTATTGCGTGAATTTGCCGAATTTGCCGAAACGCTCAGCCAACAAACCCCATTGCTATTTCTGATTGACGATTTACATTGGTGTGATGCGGCTTCGGTAGAATTGCTGGCAGTTCTCGCGTATCGCAGCATCCCAGCACGGCTTATGGTCGTCGGCAGTTACCGCCCTTCCAACGTTGCGCAACACCTGCCGCGCCTGCAAGCCATCGTCAGCGAACTCACCCTCAACCGTAAATGCCACACCCTGTCACTGGAAACCCTCGACCGTCAGGCGCTGCAAACCTACCTGTTCGCCCACTTACCCAGCACCTTGCACCATGACTGGCTAGTTACCCTGTTCGCCCAATACACCGAAGGCCATCCGCTGTTTCTGCACGCGGCGTTAGAACACCTCAAACCTCACCTTGATGACCCCGCTAACATTCAGCCGTCGTGGTTGGAAACCTGCATTTCCGGCGGCTTAAAACAACTGCTGGCACTCAAAACCACCGCACTGGGCAAGCAAGAACTCGACCTATTGCAAGCCGCCAGTATTGCCCCCGACCATACCAGCGCCGAAAGTATCGCCGCGATTCTGGAACGCGATGTCCTCAGCATCGAAGACACCTGCACCCACTTGTTGCAACAAGCGTTCTGGCTCGTGCCACACGCCGAACAACATTGGCCAGATGGGACAATTTGCGACAGTTACCGCTTCCACCACCAACTGTACCGGGAGTTTTTGTATAACAGCCTCGCCGCTGCCCGCCGTCGCCATTACCACTTGCGCCTCGCGAAACGCTTGCAGCTTGCCTATCAACCGCAACTCACTCCGATTGCCAGTCAATTGGCTTACCACTTTGAAGCGGGCGGTGATACCCAGCAAGCGATCCATTTCTGGCAACAAGCCAGCCACCTTGCCAGCCAGCGGTTTGCTTATAACGAAGCCATCCAGCATCTGGAACATGCCATCACCCTCTTGTCCAAGCAAACGGTGGATAGCGTAACCCGGTTAACGCTATCAGCACATTACTGCACCTTGCTGCTTGCCAGCGGACGCTTGGGGGACGCTATCCACGCCTACCAACAACTGATTGCGGATAGCCAGCAAGCCAATGCAACAGCCACACACGTCCATGCCCTGCTGGGGTTGGCGGGAGCGCTGTTCTGGATTGATCGTCGGCAATGCCTACAAACCGGGCAACAGGCCGTTCGTATTAGCCAAACTTGCAATGACCCCACACTGGCAATCCACGCACGCGGTAAACAAGCGCATTGGGAAGCCATTATCGACGGCTACCGCCCCGAACACGCCGAGGCTTACGAACAGGCGTTACACATGGCGCAACACAGCCCTGACCCGCACCTGAAATGCACCCATCACCTGCTGTACATTTACTACCTAACGATTCGTGCCGACTATACGCGAGCAGGTGAGATGGCGCTGACAACCCAAGCACTTGCCAGAACCGCTGGGGATGCCAACAACTACCTAGCCAGCGTATTTTTTCACGCTTGGGCATTATTTTACCGAGGGGAATGGGGCGCAATGCTGGACACGATTAACCAAGCCGTGCAACTGGCGGACAAAAATGACTACCCCTTTTGGAAAGTGCATTTCTATTTGCAACAAGCGTGGCTGTACGCCCAGATGGGTGATTATGTGATGGCTGCTGCCATTTGCCAGCCGATATACGCCCAAACCTGCCAGTTGCCGGGTAAAACCAGCGCCTATTTCTTCAGCCTGACCATTTTGTTACAAGCCTCCACCGGGTTGGAGCAATGGCAAACGGCACAACAACAAGTCGAGGAAATCCACACCAGTCTGGCACAAGACCCGCAAGCGATTGACTGGGTATTGCGGCTTCCCTTACAACAAGCCCTGACGGAATACTGGCTGCAACGTCAGGCATGGCAAGCCGCACAAACGAGCGCTGAACACCTGTACACACTGGCGCAACAGTCAGGGGAACACACCTATCTGACCCTAGCTGACAGTTTTTTCCTGCGCATCCGGCAAGGTTCACCACAACCCGTTACTGTCGCTATTTCATCCACTGAGCAGGCTCGCCCGGAAACACCCGTTGCTACCTGGCAATTACTCGCGCTGCAACACCAATACCCCGCAGCGGCAACCCACTTGCGCGGATTGCTGGCAAGCTTACACGCCTACCCCCAACAGCAAACCACATTGGCACAACACCCCAGCGTTAGCCGCATTTTCACGCTTGCTCCCAGCGAAACCGCGTCTGTGGGTGGATGAACAGGTAATACACCGCCAATACCGCGCTGTACACCAAGACCCCCAAGTAAACCATCCAGCTCAATTGATGTTCAGGTGCAACGTTACGCCCATGTTCCCATAACGGCATCAGCAAAATCGCGTCATACGCCAGAAATCCCAACAACTGCCCCCGTATATTTCCTTGCACCGCTACCACAAATCCATGAATAAAATAAGCCGCCGCCCCTAACGCAATACAGCCAAACACCACGGCTGTCTGCGCCGAAAGAGGCCAAGGAAAAATACCGGGGTAATCCATGATTAAGGCGATACCGACCGCAATGAGTACGAGTGCAAATAACAAAAATGATCCGCTCAGCAGAGCCGGAACCGGGCGGTTATCGCTGAACGGAACCTGCCGCGCCCGCACATACAGCCACGCATTCAATAACACCGCCAGCACACAAATGCTGATCAACATAGGGACGGAAACCCACTCACTCAATTCCTCACGAAACCACCAGACCAGTACCCCCAGCAAGGTATAGTTCACCGCAAAATCCAGTGCGCCTGCTTTCACTGCGGCGATTTCTTGCGACCAGCCAATCCAGAGAATCGGCACAGCAATAGCTGCCATAATGGCGGCGAGGAAACGGTACGACAACCGGCTATCAGGCCAAGGCCATAACGCTACCACCCACGACCATTGCGCAATAAATCCAACGCACAGTAACAGCAGCACAAACCCAACAGCCATCAACAAGCCTCGCGCCAAAACACTGGACATAAAATGCAATTGCTCATTCATACACACTCCTTCGCTAACGCTTTATGATTTCTCGCTCCTAACACTAGTAGTACAGATTCAGGCTACGCACAAAAAAACTTGCATCTGACCAACAGTCCGATTCACCTGACCAAGCCACATTAATAGTACGAAAGTAGCATTGCCCATTCGCCTCGCCGCCCTATCATTAGCGTTATTGAATTCCAGAATGTATTTAACCGCGAGATCCCACCATGGATAATTACCTGATAACCCAACCTACCCCGCGCCACTACGTGGTCATTCTCGCCACCGGCAATGAAGACGCAGGCAAACGCGCCACCCTCGCTTTTTCAACCGCCTGCTCTGCGATGGCAATGGACATGAATCCACACGTTTTTTTAGTCGGGGATGGCAGTTTCTGGGCTTACGAAGGCCACACGCACGGCATTCATGCGCCCGGTTTTCCGCCGCTCGAAGAATTAGTCAGTAACTATTTAGAACTCGAAGGAAAATTATACATCTGTTCCGCCTGTGATCAGGTGTGCAGCTTATTACCGGATCAAGATCACCTGCCCATCAAACGTACCGGGGTAGAACCGCGCGGTTTAGCCAGTGTATTGCACTACACCGTCAACGGCGCTTCCATCACATTTTAAGGATGATTCCCGTGAGCCGCTTACTGCCATTCCTATGCGTTTTTTACCCACAGAAGTCTACTAGGGTTCACGTAAATGCTGATATGATAACAACCATTCAAGGACGAATGGCAGGGCAATAAATGTTTAAAACAAATACACTACACAATAAAATCCACCACTGCCTTTACACCTTATTCATCCTTTTCAGTTTAACGTATTCGCTAATTTCTCATGCTGACGTTGAAATCACGCCAGACCCGGCGGCCTCGGTGGTCGAAATCACCGTCCATACCCGCCAATACGATGCTGCCTCACCCTGGAATACCACGTGGAAAAGCTGGATTGCCACCGGCTTTATTGTCGAGGGCAACCGCATTCTCACCACTGCGCAACTGGTCGACAATGCGGTTTATATCAGCATCCGCCCCAACGATAGCACCAAAACCTTTGAAGCCGAGGTAGACAATATTTCGCACGAAGTCAATCTCGCGCTCTTGACCCTCAAAGATGAAACTTTTTTCGACAAACGCGCCCCGTTAGCACTGGGAGACTTACCCAAACCCGAAGAAAAAGTCAGTTTGTATGGCTACCCAGTCGGTGGCAATAAACTCAGCATTACCGCAGGCATTGTTTCGCGTATCGAATACCAAACCTATGCGCACAGCGGCCTTACCTTTCAAGCAATACAAGTGGATGCGGCAGTCAACAGTGGCAGTCTGGGCAGCCCCGCACTGGTGGATGGCAAAGTCATCGGCATCGTCTCCGAAATCACCCCGGAAATTGCCGAAACCCCCACCGAGAATATCGGCTACCTGATTCCTGCGCCGCGTATCAAACAATTACTCGACGATTTGCGCGACGGCACACTCGATGGCGTTCCCGAATTGTGGGTAGATTACCAATTCATCACCAACCCCACGCACAAGCAATACTACCGTTTGACACCCGACCAAACCGGCATTTTGATTAACCAACTTTGTGCCAATAGCGATGCGGCACTACTGCTCCTGCCCGATGATGTCATTACCGCGATTGACGGCAAACCCATCACCGAAGCGGATTTTATTCAAACCAATGGCAAGCAATACAGCAATTTCCAACACCACATCGACTTGCATCAATTGAATGACATTGTAAGTCTCGACATTATCCGTGATGGCAAACTCGTTAAACAAAATGTTGATCTAAACAAAAAATCGTTATCGAAAAATCGCAAAGAAAGCGTCCCCCGTTATTTCATTTTTGGTGGTTTTGTTTTCCTAGCCAGCCGTAAACTGCCCGAATGCGTACCCGCCACCGAAGACGAAACCGGTGCGCCACCCACCGAAGCCGACACCGTGGAAATCGTGCAAGTGCTTCCTTCAGCAAATAATATTGGTTTTCATGATGTTGCCCCCATGACTATTAGTACCGTCAATAGTGAAACATTCAGTAGCTGGACATATTTCCAATCGTTAGTAAAAGACGGCTCTCAAAAAAACATCGTCTTGGAAAACGACACCGGCTATCAGATAGTCATTAACCGTCAAGTGGCCGAAAAGGAACATGACGCTTTGTTAGAAAAATACCGTATTCCCAAAACACAGCCTGATGATATGGCTGAAGAAGAGGCTGAACCATGAGCTGTGTACTCCCCCCCGTGTGCGTATTCTGCCAGCATTTTCTGGAGAATGATCCCGATCGCGAATGCCAAGCTTTTGAGGAAATACCGAACATCATTATGGATGGCAAATGCGACCACACCGAACCTTACCCCGGTGATGGCGGCTACCGCTTTCAATTGATTCCTGAAGAATTAGAGACTTTTTTAGAACTGAACGAGGTAAGGCGAGAATTCAAATTTCCCGCCTTCCGCTTGCCTTAAAGCGCATCCAAGCCGCGAGCCAGATCACGTTGAATATCACGCACGCTCTCCAAACCCACTGATACCCGCAATAAACCGGCAGCGATGCCTGCTTGGGCTTTTTGCTCAGGGGTTAAGCGCCCGTGGGTTGTGGTCGCAGGGTGCGTAATCGTGGTTTTCGCATCCCCCAAATTCGCGGTAATGGAGAGCATTTGGGTGGCATCCACCACTTGCCAAGCGGCTGCCTGCCCACCTTTCACGATAAAGGACACGATGCCGCCGAAACCGCTTTGCTGCTGTTGCGCCAGTGCGTGCTGGGGGTGCGATACCAACCCCGGATAATGTACCCGCTCAATCGCCGGATGTGCTTCTAACCATTGCGCCAGTTGCAGGGCATTCTCGCAATGCGCCTTCATCCGCAGGGAAAGCGTTTCCAAACCCTTCAGGAAAATCCACGCATTAAACGGACTCATGGTCATGCCACCATTGCGCAACACACCGTAGACATCCTTGCCGACGCGCTCCTTATCACCGACTACTGCACCGCCTAGCGCCCGCCCCTGACCATCCAAATACTTGGTGGCGGAATGCACCACCATATCCGCCCCTAAATCCAAGGGGCGTTGCAAAGCCGGGGTACAGAAACAATTATCGACCACCAACAAACTGCCATGACGGTGCGCCAAATCCGCTAATTCACGAATATCCACAATTTCAGTTAACGGATTAGCGGGCGTTTCCACGAACAATAAGCGCGTATTCGGTTGTAACGCCGCTTCCCAAGCCGCCATATCGGTCAATTCGACAAAGCTAAATGCCACCCCGAATTTACCAATGATGTTCTGTAACAAGAGCGTGGTCGTGCCAAACACCGCACGGGAACACACCACGTGATCCCCCGCTTTCAGCAAACCCAACATCACCGCCAAAATCGCTGACATGCCCGACGCGGTAGCCACACAGCTTTCACCGCCTTCTAACGCCGCAAGACGTTCCTGAAAATAGCGCACCGTCGGGTTAGTGAAACGCGCATAGATATTACCCGGTTCAGTTCCACCAAACCGCGCTGCCGCTTGCGCCGCACTGCTGAACACAAAGCTGGAGGTGGGGAAAATCGCTTCCGAATGCTCGCCTTCATTGGTGCGTACATGCCCGGCACGTACCGCCAGTGTTTCAAATTCCCACTCAGTATGGTTCAAAATTTATCCCTCACGTTTTCGCGTAATCACCACCAAGGTGTCTTCGTTCACGCGGTTGAACAGGTCGATCACATCGGCATTGCGCATCCGAATGCAGCCGTGCGAAGCCGGATTCCCCAGCCTGCCTTCTTCGTCCGTGCCGTGAATGTAAATGTAACGCTCATACGAATCCACCTCGCCGCCTTTATTGACACCCGGCTCTAAGCCATCCAACCACAGAATGCGGGTGGTGACATTATCGGCGGTACTGCGCTCATCCGCACCCGTCAGAATTTGTGCAATGCGCCCGGTATTTTGCCGCGCTTTGAAGATTGCCCCCAACGGCGCACCATCGCCCAACTTTTGCGCCACGCGGTGTACACCTAGCGGGGTTTGCTGGCTACCTTTGACACTCCCCAAACCGCTGGTAGCAGTGGAAATCACCCACTCATTCACCGCCTGCCCATTTTCCACCAAGATCAGCGTTTGCGCGGTGGCATCCACCACCAATACCCGTGCGGTGGAATAGCTGGGGAAATCCCGTGCCAACGTCGCAAGCAGTGCGGTGAAACGTTCATCACCAGCGGGTGTTGCCACCTCTGCTACGGGCGCAGGCAGTGGTGGCGGCAAACTTAAAGGCGTCACTTCTGATTCAGCCATCAATGCCCCACTGCTAATCGCTGTTGCAAATATCAATGGCAACCATATTTTTTTCACGGTTTGTTTGTTGTTCGTCATTTCGTAAAGCCTCTAATTCAGCAAAATAGTCACCGTTTTCCCCGGTGGCATAATGCCCGGTGAATACCGAGCAATCGAAAGCTTTCAAGCGCGGGTTGCCCTTACTCACCGCTGCAATCAAATCTGGCAACGGCAAATAGACCAAGCGATCCACACCGATGGCTTGCGCCACTTCCTCTTCGGTACGCCCGTGCGCAATAAGTTCCTTCGCAGCGGGCATATCAATCCCGTAAATATTCGGGAACTTGATCGGCGGGGAAGCAGAAGCAAAATAGACTTTTTTCGCCCCGGCATCGCGTGCCATTTGCACAATTTCCTGCGACGTCGTGCCGCGCACAATGGAATCATCCACCAGCATCACATTTTTGCCTTTGAATTCTAACGCCAAGGAGTTGAGCTTTTGGCGCACCGATTTTTTGCGCTTCGCCTGCCCCGGCATAATAAAGGTACGCCCAATGTAACGGTTTTTAATAAAGCCTTCGCGGTACGGCACACCGAGGGTATACGCCATTTCCAGCGCCGAAGTACGGCTGGTATCGGGAATCGGAATCACCACATCAATGTCATTATCCGGCCATTCACGCATGACGTGTTCCGCCATTTTGCGCCCCATGCGCATCCGCGCTTTGTGCACAAACACATTGTCAATGATGGAATCGGGGCGGGCAAAATACACGTATTCAAAAATGCAGGTGTTATAGCTGGGGTTCTGCGCACACTGGCGGGTGAATACCTGACCGTCAGGGCGAATGAAAATGGCTTCACCCGGCTCAATATCGCGTACCAAGCGGTAGCCTTGCACATCTAAAGCCACGCTTTCGGAAGCCAGCATGAATTCTTTGCCATGCGGCGTTTCGCGCACGCCGTACACCAAGGGGCGAATGCCATTCGGGTCACGGAAACCCACCAAGCCATCACGGGTTAACATTGCCACCACGGCATACGCGCCTTTGCAACGCCGATGTACCCCTTCTACTGCGGCAAAAATATCGCCCGGCGTCACGTGCAAGGCATCTTGGCTCAGCAATTCCTGCGCAAACACGTTTAGCAGGATTTCAGAATCGGATTCGGTATTGATCTGACGGCGATCCTGACGGTATAGCTCTTTTTTCAGCACGTGCGCATTGGTCAAATTGCCGTTATGTGCCAACGAAATACCGTAAGGGCTATTCACATAAAATGGCTGGGCTTCCGCTGAAGACGATGACCCCGCCGTTGGGTAACGCACATGCCCTATGCCCATATTGCCTTGCAGCATCGCCATGTGACGTTCATTGAAAACGTCTTTCACCAAACCGTTGTCACGGCGCAGGTACAATTTTCTGCCATCGCTGGTCACAATCCCTGCGGCATCTTGTCCACGGTGTTGTAAAACCGTCAGACCATCATAAATGGCCTGATTGACAGGTTCATGACCGATAATCCCGATAATTCCGCACATACCAACCCTTCCGGTGAAACGAAAACGTCATATTCTAACCCCGTCAAAACAAAACAGCCATGCACGATTAAGCGCATGGCTGTTTGATTACCCTGCCATTCTTTCCAACCCTACGGTTTACTGGAAAAAATACCGGGCAGTTCTTCCGGGAGCTTATTGGGGATCATTTCCTTCAGCATAACCGCATTGTGTTCAAACCACGGCATCAACCGCGACTCTTTCCACCAGTCTGCTGCGGAATATTTTCCCACCGCACTAAACAACAATACCAACAAGGTGACGATCAAACCACCCCGCAAAATACCAAACGCACCACCCAACAGATAATCAACGCCCCCCAAACCAACGGAAGACACCGCCGCGCTCAGTAAGTGATTGATAATCGAACCGACGATCAACACACCGAGGAAGATGACAATAAACGCAATCACCACTTGTCCCAGTTTGCCCTGCCCGTCAAAAGGCACATGTACCGCTAATTGTTCGTAGTACAAAAAGGCAAATCCTAAAGCCGCAAGCCACGTTATCAGGGAAAATGCTTCCCTGACAAACCCGCGAATCAGCCCAATAACGGCTGATAAGACAATCAGGACAATAATGCTTATATCCAGAATATCTGCTGTCATGGAGGTTACTTGCTGCTAGTCACAAAACTGCCTTGAATGGCGGCGTTTTGCTTATAACGCGACTTCATTTTAGCCTGCGCTGCTTCAGCCGCCGCACGGTCAGCAAAGCCGGTCACATTGACACGATAAACTGTCTTGCCACCAACATTAGCCGTCGAAACCGCAACATTGTAACCATCAGCCTTCAGTGGGCCTGCGGCAGCGTCTGCTTTTGCTTTATCGGCACTGGCTAAGACTTGAATGGTGAAACTGCCAGCACCGCCCGCCGCATTGCCTGCTGCTGCACCAGCACTGGCTAATGCAACCGACTTGGCAGCCGCTGCTTTTTCAGCCGCTAACTTAGCCGCTTTCTCGGCAGCCGCCTTAGCCGCAGCCGCTTTTTCTTCCGCTGCTTTTTTAGCAGCCGCTTGTGCAGCGCTCGCTTCTGAAACGGCTCTAGGTACAGGTTTCTCGTTAACCAAAACCACTTTAGAGCTGGCTTTTTTCTCTTCAGGCGCAGGCGTATTGGTCGCTGGCTTGTCTTTCTGAGAAGCAGAAGGCGTAGTTACTTGGCTGGTTTTGGTTTCGGCTGGTGCAGTCGGTTGTGCCGCAACAGGAGCCGTAGAACCCGTCTCAGGCGTGTTGGCTTTGGCATTACCCGTTCCCATGCTGCCCGTGCCGTCTTTCACTTTACCGTCGGTATCGACTAAATCACGGACTTCGCCACCAGTACCGGGGCGTACTTCAAAACCCGTGGTATTAGGAACAGTCTCCGGTAATTTGACATCAATGCCCGGAATCAGGTTAGCGCCACCGGCTTGCTGAGCAGTGCCTGCCGCGTTTTGATTTTGTTGCGCAACATCAATGCCAGCGCCGGTTTGCTGGGTAGCCGCATTAGGGTCATCGCCAACAATTGTAGGTTTTTGCTCGTCGCCACCCACGCCCGGAAACCCCAAAATTGGCTTGGTTTCAGCCGATTGGTTCATTGCCATGTCTTGCTGACCGTCACGGTTTTTGCCTTTCAGCAACCATGCCAACAGCAATGCGGCAACAAGTACCAGCACGACCGCGCCAATCATTCGTTTGGTTGTAGCCTTATTATCCATTTAATTCACTGCTCCTTTGTAATCTGACACTCAAAAACGGTTGGTTGGTGCTGTTAGCTGTTCAGGCAGAACCAGCGCCATGGGGAGAAACGTCTATTTCCAGCATAGCGGATACTACCAGAAAAGAACCGAATGCAACTACTCTGTCCTGTTTTTCTGCGCTTAAAACCATAACGTTCCATGCACTCTGGAAATCAGGATAGGCATGAATCGGTTGGCTTATGCCATTGGAACGCATGAGTGCTAACAGATCATCCTGACTGAGCGCCCGCTTGCTGGACAATGCCACTACGTACCATTCATCCACCGCCGACGCCATGATTTTCAGCACCCCAGCAATATCCTTATCTGCAAGTATAGAAAAAATTGCAAATGTTTTGCCGTTTACTGGATTTTTTTTCAACCATCCTGCCAATTCAGTCGCTGCATGGGGATTGTGCGCGACATCAAGGATGACTTCCGGTTCTGCTCGAATCCGCTGCATCCGCCCCATCAGGCTCACACTGGCTAAGCCTTCAGCAATTGCATCTGGGGAAACAGGCAATTTATCCGCCAATCGTTGCAAAGCTGTCACCACAACCGCCGCGTTTTGACGTTGCACATCGCCCACCAATGCAGGCTGTGGCACATGCTCGACGCTGAAATTCCGCCCCAATTGCCACAAATCCGCCCCGATACGCGCGGCTTCACGCGCAATGCTGGCGGGTGGCTGCGGGTCGCCGCAAACTACCGGTTTGCCTGCCCGCATAATGCCAGATTTTTCATAGCCGATGGCTTCGCGAGTACTGCCCAGCCATTCCACGTGATCAATGCCAATGCTGGTGATAATCGCGACATCCGCATCCCACAGATTGCACGCATCCAAACGCCCGCCCAGCCCGACTTCCAACACAATCACATCAACCTTGGCTTGCAAAAAACACCACACCGCCGCCAGTGTGCCGAATTCAAAGTAGGTCAAATCAATATCATCGCGAGCCTTATCAATCGCGGCGAAAGCGGCACAAATGTCCGCATTCCTTACCGGTACGCCATTCAGCGCAATGCGTTCGTTGTAGCGCAGTAAGTGAGGGGAAGTATACGTACCGACCTTGTAACCTTGCAGCAGCAAAATCCGCGTTAACATGGCGCAGGTGGAACCTTTGCCGTTCGTCCCGCCCACCGTCAGCAGTGGCACGGGTACAGACAGCAAGCCCATGCGCTCAGCGACGCAACGAATCCGATCCAGCCCCAGCTTGATTTCGGTCAAGAATTGCGTTTCCTGCCAACGCAACCAATCATCGAGCGTTTTCAAGCCGCATCCAATACCGTGGTGTTAATCGGGCAAGGTTTGTGTTGCATAATGGCTACCAAATCCGCAACCGTTTCGCGCATATCCCGGCGGTGCACGATCATGTCAATCGCGCCTTTTTCTTGCAGGAATTCACTGCGTTGAAAACCTTCCGGCAGTTTTTCACGCACCGTCTGCTCAATCACACGCGGCCCCGCAAATCCGATCAAGGCTTTCGGCTCACCGATGTGAATATCGCCCAACATTGCAAAACTTGCCGACACCCCGCCCATCGTCGGGTCAGTCAATACCGAAATGAACGGCACACCTTTGTCGCTCAAGCGCGTCAACACCGCGCTGGTTTTAGACATCTGCATTAATGAGAACAAGGCTTCCTGCATCCGCGCCCCGCCACTCGCTGCAAAGCAAATGTAAGGAATTTTGTTCGCCATTGCCGCTTCTGCGCCGCGCACAAAACGTTCGCCGACCACCGACCCCATCGAGCCGCCCATGAAACGGAAATCGAACGCCGCAGCCACCATCGGCACACCCAACACCGTGCCTTTCATCACGATCAGTGCGTCTTTTTCGCCGGTTTCTTTCTGAGCGGCAACCAAACGGTCTTTGTACTTTTTAGTGTCGCGGAATTTCAGCATATCCGTCGGCGCAACATTCGCGCCGATTTCCTCACGCCCTGCCGCATCCAAAAACACCTCCAAACGCCGCCGCCCGGACAAGCGCATGTGGTGGTTGCACTTGGGGCAAACGTCCAGATTGCGTTCCAATTCCGCCCGGTACAGTACCGCTTGGCAGGCAGGGCATTGATGCCACAAGCCTTCGGGAATGGATTTCTTTTCGGTATTGGTCGCGTCGGTACGGATGCGTGATGGCAGACGCAGTTTTTCAAACCAGCTCATGTATTCTGTTTACCCCTAGGTTCAAGCAT
The sequence above is drawn from the Thiothrix subterranea genome and encodes:
- the folC gene encoding bifunctional tetrahydrofolate synthase/dihydrofolate synthase produces the protein MKTLDDWLRWQETQFLTEIKLGLDRIRCVAERMGLLSVPVPLLTVGGTNGKGSTCAMLTRILLLQGYKVGTYTSPHLLRYNERIALNGVPVRNADICAAFAAIDKARDDIDLTYFEFGTLAAVWCFLQAKVDVIVLEVGLGGRLDACNLWDADVAIITSIGIDHVEWLGSTREAIGYEKSGIMRAGKPVVCGDPQPPASIAREAARIGADLWQLGRNFSVEHVPQPALVGDVQRQNAAVVVTALQRLADKLPVSPDAIAEGLASVSLMGRMQRIRAEPEVILDVAHNPHAATELAGWLKKNPVNGKTFAIFSILADKDIAGVLKIMASAVDEWYVVALSSKRALSQDDLLALMRSNGISQPIHAYPDFQSAWNVMVLSAEKQDRVVAFGSFLVVSAMLEIDVSPHGAGSA
- the accD gene encoding acetyl-CoA carboxylase, carboxyltransferase subunit beta, whose product is MSWFEKLRLPSRIRTDATNTEKKSIPEGLWHQCPACQAVLYRAELERNLDVCPKCNHHMRLSGRRRLEVFLDAAGREEIGANVAPTDMLKFRDTKKYKDRLVAAQKETGEKDALIVMKGTVLGVPMVAAAFDFRFMGGSMGSVVGERFVRGAEAAMANKIPYICFAASGGARMQEALFSLMQMSKTSAVLTRLSDKGVPFISVLTDPTMGGVSASFAMLGDIHIGEPKALIGFAGPRVIEQTVREKLPEGFQRSEFLQEKGAIDMIVHRRDMRETVADLVAIMQHKPCPINTTVLDAA
- a CDS encoding SPOR domain-containing protein — translated: MDNKATTKRMIGAVVLVLVAALLLAWLLKGKNRDGQQDMAMNQSAETKPILGFPGVGGDEQKPTIVGDDPNAATQQTGAGIDVAQQNQNAAGTAQQAGGANLIPGIDVKLPETVPNTTGFEVRPGTGGEVRDLVDTDGKVKDGTGSMGTGNAKANTPETGSTAPVAAQPTAPAETKTSQVTTPSASQKDKPATNTPAPEEKKASSKVVLVNEKPVPRAVSEASAAQAAAKKAAEEKAAAAKAAAEKAAKLAAEKAAAAKSVALASAGAAAGNAAGGAGSFTIQVLASADKAKADAAAGPLKADGYNVAVSTANVGGKTVYRVNVTGFADRAAAEAAQAKMKSRYKQNAAIQGSFVTSSK
- a CDS encoding CvpA family protein, with the translated sequence MTADILDISIIVLIVLSAVIGLIRGFVREAFSLITWLAALGFAFLYYEQLAVHVPFDGQGKLGQVVIAFIVIFLGVLIVGSIINHLLSAAVSSVGLGGVDYLLGGAFGILRGGLIVTLLVLLFSAVGKYSAADWWKESRLMPWFEHNAVMLKEMIPNKLPEELPGIFSSKP